One genomic window of Fusarium keratoplasticum isolate Fu6.1 chromosome 3, whole genome shotgun sequence includes the following:
- a CDS encoding Carboxylic ester hydrolase: MSVPCVPSSFPAPNLLGAEFLAIEAAIVTNHSAPVPKGWRFSQPSVDVHNATFCNVTLTYTHPGQNDTLNVEVWLPLAEEWNGRLQAVGGGGWNAGRFPLSWMGMAGAVADGYATVTTDAGLGDAYDPLPWSFVSPGNVNLYALQNLGLVSLGDEAIIAKDVINSYYGKLPSYSYWNGCSQGGRQGAMLAQQFPTAYDGIISAAPGVYWAEMFFSNIWPTFYMEITKQYPRGCELNELTAIATSICDPLDGVKDGLISDPEGCRAAFNPFDHVGTSFKCVENGFTDTIKVTKAAAAVANAAYKGPVFSNGKPLWYGFEIGSDLSYIAPTNCTSTVCVATGHAMIELWHDAFDVANTPLDFSNLTHKDFDNMYRMAKRTYAPFLATDERDLSGFRDVGGKMITFHGLIDPIIPAESSLAYYKAVSSFLGDTQDFYRYYRAPGLSHCLGGPGGQPEQLFAQLREWVENGKAPEESPVLIMTPDNKTQQQILCNFPKKAVLDSSCSDANSTECWSCTDEQQIPSKRNGQQILY; this comes from the exons ATGTCTGTTCCATGTGTCCCATCGTCTTTCCCAGCTCCTAACCTCCTCGGAGCAGAATTCCTCGCCATCGAAGCAGCCATCGTAACAAACCACTCAGCCCCAGTCCCAAAAGGATGGCGCTTCTCCCAACCATCAGTCGACGTGCACAATGCCACCTTTTGCAACGTAACCTTGACATACACCCACCCCGGCCAAAACGACACTCTAAACGTCGAGGTCTGGCTCCCGCTTGCTGAAGAGTGGAACGGCAGGCTTCAGGCTGTCGGGGGAGGCGGGTGGAATGCTGGCCGGTTTCCGCTGAGTTGGATGGGTATGGCCGGGGCTGTTGCTGATGGCTATGCTACTGTGACTACGGATGCTGGGCTGGGTGATGCCTATGATCCGTTGCCTTGGAGCTTTGTTAGTCCGGGGAATGTTAATCTGTATGCGTTGCAGAATCTTGGGCTTGTATCGTTGGGTGACGAG GCAATCATCGCAAAGGATGTCATTAATAGCTATTATGGCAAACTACCTTCATACTCCTACTGGAACGGATGCTCCCAAGGAGGTCGTCAAGGCGCAATGCTCGCCCAGCAGTTCCCAACAGCCTACGACGGGATCATCTCTGCAGCGCCGGGCGTATACTGGGCCGAGATGTTTTTCAGCAACATATGGCCTACGTTTTACATGGAAATCACAAAGCAATATCCTCGAGGCTGTGAGCTCAATGAGCTCACGGCAATTGCCACGTCGATCTGTGATCCTTTGGATGGTGTCAAGGATGGACTCATCTCGGATCCTGAAGGGTGTCGTGCTGCTTTTAATCCCTTTGATCATGTCGGAACTTCATTCAAATGCGTTGAAAACGGCTTTACCGATACAATCAAGGTTACAAAagcggctgctgctgtggcAAACGCAGCATACAAAGGACCCGTCTTCTCCAACGGCAAACCCCTCTGGTACGGCTTCGAAATCGGCTCAGATCTCAGCTACATCGCACCAACAAACTGCACAAGCACCGTCTGTGTAGCTACTGGGCACGCGATGATCGAACTTTGGCACGATGCCTTTGATGTCGCCAATACTCCGCTTGATTTCTCCAACCTCACCCACAAAGACTTTGACAACATGTACCGAATGGCAAAGAGAACATATGCGCCATTTTTGGCTACGGATGAGCGTGATCTATCTGGATTTAGGGACGTTGGAGGAAAGATGATTACCTTTCATGGCCTG ATTGACCCGATTATCCCGGCCGAGAGCTCCCTCGCCTACTACAAAGCCGTATCATCCTTCCTGGGCGACACTCAAGACTTTTACCGCTACTATCGCGCACCAGGACTCAGTCACTGCTTAGGAGGCCCTGGTGGACAGCCCGAGCAACTATTCGCGCAACTACGAGAATGGGTAGAGAACGGCAAGGCTCCCGAGGAATCACCCGTCCTCATCATGACGCCAGACAACAAGACTCAACAGCAAATATTGTGCAATTTCCCCAAAAAGGCTGTCCTGGACTCTTCATGTTCCGACGCCAACAGCACAGAGTGCTGGTCCTGCACTGATGAACAACAAATCCCTTCCAAGCGGAATGGCCAACAGATACTATACTAG
- a CDS encoding Fn3-like domain-containing protein: MSTAAAPPKIGDDFDFNAATKAVRDSTLDLDSAAKALLSRLSLQERLGLLDGDQDFWSGLYGMSTTGYNRTPYIHGEVKRLGIPGVRFADGPRGCVMGKSTAFPVPMARGASWDVSLEERVGRAIGRECKAQDANFFGGVCVNLPRHPAWGRIQETYGEDPVILGEMGAALTRGIQENVMACVKHYALNSMENARFHVDVKIDEAVLHEVYLAHFRRIVEEGVASVMSSYNSVRGEFAGQNKELLLDILRDQWGFKGFVISDFMFGLRDPALSLRNGLDIEAPFRQQRAWKLETAYNNGEVGDIHIERAGTNILRRVIEDEVVRGDAKPQPDVVFSEEHRQLAREASVKSMVLLKNDEVDGTPALPLKSNISNIAVVGRLANSTDTGDKGSSAVRCPEVVSPYQGLKKALPQAIVTLEESEDPEKVKAAAGAADVTVVVVGYNFEDEGEFNVPAFETNPAVNSVLPPSDGSEESKWVFEQWTVPKEKKKENHAVATGGDRTSLRLRPQDVEVIKAAVEANPRTIVSIVAAGAVITEEWKNLPPAIVLSWYSGCEGGHALADLLLGKVNFSGRLPFSIPTTEEHLPHFDKDAAEIEYDRWFGQRLLDRLDVKAAYPLGFGLSYTSFTVSDLEFEKSKDNPEELVARVNVSNTGSRAGRYVAQVYGVVEVSDWPKRSLLGFQTVDLDAGEQTKVEIHVSTRPLQRWNLGSCELVSKTVEVEVGGSSGDAESLRTVVEL; the protein is encoded by the coding sequence ATGTCAACCGCAGCAGCGCCTCCCAAGATCGGTGACGATTTCGACTTCAATGCAGCTACCAAAGCCGTCCGAGATAGTACTCTAGATCTTGACTCAGCTGCAAAGGCCTTGCTGTCTCGACTCAGTCTGCAAGAAcgccttgggcttctcgatgGCGACCAAGACTTCTGGTCTGGCCTGTACGGCATGAGCACCACAGGTTACAACCGCACACCTTACATCCACGGTGAAGTCAAACGCCTCGGCATACCTGGCGTTCGCTTTGCAGATGGCCCCAGAGGCTGCGTGATGGGAAAGTCGACAGCTTTTCCTGTTCCCATGGCTCGTGGTGCGAGCTGGGATGTTTCCCTCGAGGAACGCGTCGGTAGAGCCATCGGTCGCGAGTGCAAAGCCCAGGATGCAAACTTCTTTGGAGGTGTTTGCGTTAACCTTCCTCGACATCCGGCTTGGGGTCGAATTCAAGAGACTTATGGCGAGGACCCTGTCATTCTTGGCGAGATGGGCGCTGCCCTCACGAGGGGCATTCAAGAGAATGTCATGGCTTGTGTGAAGCACTACGCCCTCAACTCGATGGAAAACGCACGCTTTCATGTCGACGTCAAGATAGACGAGGCTGTTCTGCACGAGGTCTACCTCGCCCACTTCCGTCGCATCGTGGAAGAGGGTGTCGCGAGCGTCATGTCGTCGTACAACTCTGTCCGCGGCGAATTTGCAGGCCAGAACAAGGAACTTctcctcgatatcctccGAGATCAATGGGGCTTCAAGGGCTTCGTCATTTCAGATTTTATGTTTGGACTGAGAGATCCGGCGCTCTCCCTGAGGAACGGACTCGACATTGAGGCGCCGTTTCGTCAGCAGCGGGCGTGGAAGCTTGAAACTGCGTACAACAATGGCGAGGTTGGCGACATTCACATCGAAAGAGCTGGAACTAATATCCTTCGACGTGTCATTGAGGACGAGGTGGTCCGTGGAGATGCAAAGCCTCAGCCAGATGTTGTGTTCAGTGAGGAGCATCGCCAACTGGCTCGAGAGGCCTCCGTCAAGTCCATGGTGTTGCTCAAGAatgacgaggttgacggcACCCCAGCACTCCCCCTCAAGTCAAACATCTCCAACATAGCCGTTGTGGGACGCCTTGCGAACTCGACCGACACCGGAGACAAGGGATCCTCAGCGGTGCGGTGCCCAGAAGTCGTCTCACCCTACCAAGGTTTGAAGAAGGCTCTTCCACAGGCAATCGTGACTCTTGAGGAGTCCGAAGATCCCGAGAAAGTCAAGGCTGCGGCGGGCGCTGCTGATGTGactgtcgtcgtcgtgggCTACAactttgaagatgaaggagaattCAACGTGCCGGCATTCGAGACAAACCCAGCTGTGAACTCTGTCCTTCCGCCAAGTGACGGTTCGGAAGAGTCAAAATGGGTGTTTGAACAGTGGACGGTTccgaaagagaagaagaaggagaaccaTGCGGTTGCGACCGGAGGCGACCGGACGAGTCTGAGACTACGACCCCAGGACGTCGAGGTTATTAAAGCCGCCGTTGAAGCTAACCCACGTACGATCGTCTCCATCGTGGCTGCTGGGGCTGTGATTACCGAAGAGTGGAAGAATCTCCCGCCAGCTATTGTTCTCAGCTGGTACTCGGGCTGTGAGGGTGGCCATGCCCTAGCTGACCTGCTGCTGGGAAAGGTCAACTTTAGCGGTCGGCTTCCATTCTCGATCCCCACGACGGAGGAGCATCTGCCTCATTTCGATAAAGACGCTGCCGAGATCGAGTACGACCGATGGTTTGGCCAGCGACTGCTTGATCGACTCGACGTCAAGGCGGCGTATCCTCTTGGCTTTGGACTCTCGTACACGTCCTTCACTGTGTCGGACTTGGAGTTCGAAAAGAGCAAAGACAATCCTGAGGAACTAGTTGCTAGGGTCAATGTCTCTAACACTGGAAGCCGGGCCGGTAGATACGTCGCTCAAGTGTACGGAGTAGTTGAGGTGTCCGACTGGCCTAAGAGGAGTCTTCTCGGATTCCAGACAGtggatcttgatgccggGGAACAGACGAAGGTGGAAATCCATGTATCAACTAGGCCCCTTCAGAGATGGAACCTGGGATCTTGTGAGCTTGTGAGCAAGAcagtcgaggtcgaggttggaggcTCGTCTGGCGATGCCGAGAGTTTGAGGACTGTGGTTGAGCTATGA
- a CDS encoding DUF2293 domain-containing protein — protein MGGGRLLGKVVCISAADKLPAGYSRLEQGNAYLTNNCRKQATEQKKDYYQWQEKGRQIMAFPTSILKAAKQADRRTKSRRLRAVQKSDNKLRKEFLTTLRADYPGMPRGERTQLAKLQMEKGQNRIARSRKLPMAKRVEVAVWAHAWHVQEREGKRSVEILREWQGKAKKI, from the coding sequence atgggaggaggaagacttCTCGGAAAGGTCGTCTGCATCTCCGCAGCAGACAAGCTCCCGGCCGGATACAGCCGCCTGGAGCAAGGCAACGCCTACCTGACGAACAACTGTCGCAAGCAAGCCACAGAACAAAAGAAGGACTACTACCAGTGGCAAGAAAAGGGACGCCAGATCATGGCCTTTCCGACCAGCATCTTGAAAGCAGCCAAGCAGGCAGACCGACGCACCAAGTCTCGACGACTCCGCGCCGTGCAGAAATCGGATAACAAGCTCCGGAAGGAGTTTCTCACCACCTTACGAGCCGACTATCCCGGCATGCCGCGGGGAGAGCGGACTCAGCTTGCGAAACTACAGATGGAGAAGGGTCAGAACCGTATCGCGCGGAGCCGTAAACTTCCCATGGCGAAGCGGGTTGAGGTCGCTGTTTGGGCCCATGCCTGGCATGTGCAGGAACGAGAGGGGAAGCGATCGGTTGAGATTCTACGAGAATGGCAGggaaaggcaaagaagatctGA
- a CDS encoding Neutral protease 2: MKLLAGLALASMAVAAPLVEKRAPTPLNVSLEMQGNSKIKAVITNNGKSNLKLLKSGTFLDSTAVEKAQVYSGEKNIPFDGVRVALDTSRLEETAFQRIPSGESIEVDFDIAEFHDLSAGGKFNILAEGALSFAQDDSTELVGSVPFYSNRIEAEVDGPQAFSVRTAFHHKRTQVQSDCSGDKLAITQQALSRCSSMASKAQQAAASGSGDKMKEYFKSDSYETRQTVADVFGRIASECGSTNSGDSRYYCSDVYGACQSGVLAYTVPGASYMAYCDLYFQQLPATTTSCHGQDQAQTNVHEMTHLSQIKGTSDYGGYGYNFLQSLSADQNINHADTYALFANAIELGC; this comes from the exons ATGAAGTTGCTTGCTGGTCTCGCTCTTGCCTCGATGGCTGTCGCCGCTCCCCTGGTGGAGAAGCGTGCCCCGACCCCTTTGAATGTCAGCCTGGAGATGCAGGGCAactccaagatcaaggccgtcatcaccaacaacggCAAGAGTAACCTCAAGCTGTTGAAGTCGGGCACTTTCCTTGATTCGACTGCTGTCGAGAAGGCTCAGGTGTATTCAGGAG AGAAGAACATCCCCTTCGACGGCGTCCGCGTCGCCCTCGACACCAGCCGCCTGGAAGAGACTGCCTTCCAACGCATCCCCTCCGGCGAGTCCATCGAGGTCGACTTTGACATCGCCGAGTTCCACGATCTTTCCGCTGGCGGCAAGTTCAACATCCTCGCCGAGGGCGCCCTCTCCTTCGCCCAGGATGATAGCACCGAGCTCGTCGGCTCCGTGCCCTTTTACTCGAACCGTATCGAGGCCGAAGTCGACGGTCCCCAGGCCTTTTCCGTTCGCACTGCCTTCCACCATAAGCGCACCCAGGTTCAGAGCGACTGCTCCGGCgacaagctcgccatcacTCAGCAGGCTCTGTCTCGCTGCTCCAGTATGGCCTCCAAGGCCCAGCAGGCTGCTGCTAGCGGTTCTGGcgacaagatgaaggagtACTTCAAGTCGGACAGCTATGAGACCCGACAGACCGTTGCCGACGTCTTCGGTCGAATCGCCTCTGAGTGCGGATCCACCAACTCCGGCGACTCCCGGTACTACTGCTCCGACGTGTACGGCGCTTGCCAGAGCGGTGTCCTCGCCTACACCGTCCCCGGAGCAAGCTACATGGCCTACTGCGACCTGTACTTCCAGCAGCTGCCCGCTACCACCACTTCCTGCCACGGCCAGGACCAGGCCCAAACCAACGTGCATGAGATGACCCATCTTAGCCAGATCAAGGGCACCTCCGACTACGGTGGCTATGGTTACAACTTCCTCCAGAGCCTGAGCGCCGACCAGAACATCAACCACGCCGACACATACGCCCTGtttgccaacgccatcgaGCTTGGATGTTAG
- a CDS encoding 4HBT domain-containing protein: MAKKLNPTQFTKAVVRSFMADSGLEPRLLGKNFRVLSAAEGRVDFELDIHKDHTNRLQTIHGGTIASLVDLGGSLAVASTGRFATGVSTDLNVTYLSPGGRVGDTLKGTAICEKIGKTLAFTQVTFTNSKGQLAARGSHTKYVAGTMGEAGPYVAPPEFSDVD, translated from the exons ATGGCTAAGAAGCTCAACCCTACGCAGTTCACCAAGGCG GTGGTGCGCTCCTTCATGGCCGACTCTGGTCTTGAGCCTCG GCTTCTCGGGAAGAAT TTCCGTGTTCTGAGCGCCGCTGAGGGAAGAGTCGACTTTGAGCTTGACATTCACAAGGACCACACC AACCGCCTTCAAACCATCCATGGTGGCACCATCGCCAGTCTAGTCGACCTCGGCGGCTCCCTTGCCGTCGCATCAACGGGCCGCTTCGCAACCGGCGTGTCAACCGACCTCAACG TCACATATCTGAGCCCCGGTGGCCGCGTGGGCGACACCCTCAAGGGCACTGCCATCTGTGAAAAGATTGGTAAGACTTTGGCGTTTACACAGGTGACCTTTACCAACAGCAAGGGTCAGCTCGCCGCGCGAGGAAGCCACACCAA GTACGTGGCTGGCACAATGGGCGAGGCTGGCCCCTACGTTGCTCCCCCCGAGTTCTCAGACGTGGATTAG